One genomic window of Mogibacterium diversum includes the following:
- a CDS encoding GNAT family N-acetyltransferase: protein MIETDHIILRKASFADCDLFAEWESRETVIEHFCTTGKRNLDTITDEFHNVIHDPSREWMTIVEKSSKKPLGKIDITNIDPINDSLNIAIIYLADEAARGKGYGTESMEALLRHAFEELGTHRVTVSHFPDDKVASNLYTKLGFRTEGILKLAGKRSNEYFDMELRAILVEEWDEQNEMKALKA from the coding sequence TTGATAGAAACTGACCACATCATACTTCGCAAGGCATCCTTTGCTGACTGCGACCTTTTCGCGGAATGGGAATCGCGAGAAACCGTAATCGAGCACTTCTGCACGACTGGCAAAAGAAACCTAGATACGATAACAGACGAATTTCACAACGTCATTCATGACCCATCTCGCGAATGGATGACAATAGTTGAGAAATCTAGCAAAAAGCCTCTGGGAAAAATTGATATCACCAACATTGATCCCATCAATGATTCACTAAATATCGCCATTATTTATCTCGCTGACGAAGCGGCTCGTGGCAAAGGCTACGGAACAGAATCGATGGAAGCGCTTCTTCGCCATGCTTTCGAGGAGCTCGGTACACATAGAGTTACCGTTTCTCATTTTCCTGATGACAAAGTCGCTTCGAACCTATACACTAAGCTAGGTTTTAGAACAGAAGGTATACTCAAGCTAGCCGGAAAACGAAGCAATGAGTATTTCGATATGGAGCTTCGAGCTATTCTGGTAGAAGAGTGGGATGAACAGAACGAAATGAAAGCTTTAAAGGCTTGA
- a CDS encoding amidohydrolase yields MGMKEVAEKYSDYQVEMRRWFHNNAEVSEKEYETAKKIREELDKMGVEWEHCGLETSTLATIKGAKPGKTVLLRGDIDALSVTEETGLPFASKTKGVMHACGHDCHISMLLTAAHILNDMKDELCGTVKLAWQSSEEVATGAKAMVEDGALDGVDACFAVHVWGNVPAGHISCDAGPRMGAARMFEIDVQGNSGHGAQPDLAVDAIVAGSAIVGSLQTIVSRKLAPAEPAVVTVGTFNAGERWNVIAGSAKLTGTTRCFSYDVFNKFPEYVEQVATDTAKAYGCTAEVRDTLLVPPTVNDEGMSALARAVAQDIIGEEAPIHVPPTAGGEDFAYFMEKVPGCVLLLGVADEASGACYVQHHSKFTVYEPELIRGAQIYAKVAMDFNAGREV; encoded by the coding sequence ATGGGTATGAAAGAAGTTGCAGAAAAATATTCCGACTATCAAGTTGAGATGAGACGTTGGTTCCATAACAACGCCGAAGTGAGTGAAAAGGAATATGAGACGGCAAAAAAAATCAGAGAAGAACTCGATAAGATGGGTGTTGAATGGGAACACTGCGGTCTTGAGACTTCGACTTTAGCAACAATTAAAGGTGCGAAGCCTGGTAAGACTGTACTGCTCAGAGGAGATATTGACGCCCTATCAGTAACCGAGGAAACAGGACTTCCTTTTGCATCCAAGACAAAGGGAGTTATGCACGCATGTGGCCATGACTGTCACATCTCGATGCTTCTTACAGCAGCACACATTTTAAATGATATGAAGGATGAGCTCTGCGGAACAGTTAAGCTCGCATGGCAGTCTTCTGAAGAAGTTGCAACTGGTGCTAAAGCCATGGTAGAAGATGGTGCACTAGATGGTGTAGATGCATGCTTTGCTGTGCATGTCTGGGGTAACGTTCCAGCTGGTCATATCAGCTGCGATGCAGGACCAAGAATGGGTGCTGCTAGAATGTTTGAAATCGATGTTCAGGGCAACTCTGGACACGGAGCTCAGCCGGATTTAGCTGTTGATGCTATCGTCGCTGGCTCCGCAATTGTCGGAAGTCTTCAGACTATCGTTTCAAGAAAACTCGCACCTGCTGAACCAGCAGTAGTTACAGTTGGAACATTTAATGCAGGTGAGAGATGGAATGTAATCGCAGGATCCGCTAAGCTTACAGGTACGACTAGATGCTTCAGCTATGATGTATTTAATAAGTTCCCTGAGTACGTAGAGCAGGTCGCAACAGATACAGCTAAGGCTTACGGATGCACAGCTGAGGTTAGAGATACACTCCTCGTACCACCAACTGTCAACGACGAGGGTATGTCAGCGCTTGCTAGAGCCGTGGCACAGGATATAATTGGGGAGGAAGCTCCTATACACGTTCCGCCAACAGCTGGAGGTGAGGATTTCGCTTACTTCATGGAAAAAGTTCCAGGATGTGTGCTACTACTCGGTGTTGCAGATGAGGCTTCTGGTGCTTGCTACGTTCAGCATCACAGCAAGTTCACTGTATATGAGCCTGAGCTTATAAGGGGCGCTCAGATTTACGCTAAGGTAGCTATGGACTTTAACGCAGGTAGAGAAGTTTAG
- a CDS encoding hemolysin family protein, with product MTPYIISIVILLVLSGIFSATETAFTSVSKIKMKNLASDDNESAKLVLEITENFDKFLTTILIGNNIANIATTSIATVMFIKLYGHYGATISTVVVTVLVLVFGEISPKNIAKDKAEGISLFMAPAVKVMMFLFTPLNWVFGVWKKLVDKVFKISPEQVYTEDELKTIVEEAKTGGSIEESQSELITNAIEFADLEAIDIITPRIDIIAIELGSPIDEIAKLFKDTGLSRLPVFEDDLDNIIGILNQKDFHNYVVGEGKSVNLYVKPVAYVAESIKASVLLKKMQAKATHMAIIVDEYGGTTGLVTMEDIIEELVGKIYDEHDTVEMREVTDLIDGSYSVAGGTNVEKFFELQGEDIDIDATTVNGWAMIELDRIPKVGDTFEYESKHKLFKVRVTRADAKRALRLHIRVEDKPHEDEDDN from the coding sequence ATGACACCATACATTATAAGTATTGTGATTTTGCTCGTGTTATCGGGCATTTTTTCCGCCACTGAGACGGCGTTCACTTCGGTGAGCAAGATAAAGATGAAGAATCTGGCGAGCGATGACAACGAGAGTGCGAAGCTCGTACTGGAGATAACGGAGAACTTCGATAAGTTCCTCACCACGATTTTAATAGGCAACAATATTGCCAATATCGCGACGACTTCAATAGCCACGGTTATGTTCATCAAGCTATATGGTCACTACGGAGCGACTATTTCGACCGTTGTTGTGACGGTTTTGGTCTTGGTGTTCGGGGAGATATCACCTAAGAATATCGCCAAGGATAAGGCGGAAGGGATATCTCTATTCATGGCACCGGCTGTAAAGGTCATGATGTTCCTATTTACACCGCTCAACTGGGTGTTTGGTGTATGGAAGAAGCTAGTTGACAAGGTTTTCAAGATTTCACCTGAGCAGGTTTACACAGAGGATGAACTCAAGACAATTGTCGAGGAGGCCAAGACTGGCGGGAGCATCGAAGAATCGCAGAGCGAACTTATCACTAATGCAATCGAGTTCGCTGACTTAGAAGCGATAGACATAATCACACCTCGAATAGATATTATCGCTATCGAGCTCGGTTCACCTATCGATGAGATAGCTAAGCTTTTCAAAGATACAGGTCTTTCGAGACTCCCGGTGTTCGAAGATGATCTCGATAATATCATCGGAATTCTCAATCAGAAGGACTTCCATAACTATGTAGTGGGCGAGGGCAAGAGCGTAAATCTCTATGTAAAGCCGGTTGCATACGTAGCTGAGTCGATTAAAGCATCTGTACTTCTCAAAAAGATGCAGGCAAAGGCAACTCACATGGCGATTATCGTCGATGAATATGGCGGGACTACAGGCCTCGTAACTATGGAGGATATCATCGAAGAGCTAGTCGGAAAGATATATGACGAGCATGATACCGTCGAGATGAGAGAGGTGACAGACTTAATAGACGGTTCATATTCTGTAGCTGGAGGAACTAATGTTGAAAAATTCTTTGAACTACAGGGGGAAGATATAGACATAGATGCGACGACGGTAAATGGTTGGGCGATGATTGAGCTAGACCGCATCCCAAAGGTTGGAGATACATTCGAGTATGAATCGAAACACAAGCTTTTCAAGGTCAGAGTCACAAGAGCGGATGCCAAGAGAGCACTTAGACTTCATATTCGCGTCGAAGACAAGCCTCACGAAGACGAGGATGACAACTAG
- a CDS encoding mechanosensitive ion channel family protein translates to MDIIVKMVTSAQFISSIVIILVTIIATLVIEHTHKLYVKKTNNTVQMNAIVRSTFRLMKTVTWIIAALAVLEVNNIRVTSIIAGVGVAGAVFGMAMQDVFKDVLMGMHIINDKAFKVGDVIKIDDDEGIVTLFTLQTTQYTSLNTGDNVTICNRNITKVGITNGVYDIDIGLRYDEDPEHVREVLTDCAKKIKAIKGIKNSEYLAVQSFDATSAIYRIRYWCKPKDKWVTRRAAMGVLQKCLLESDIVLPYSQLDVHVNDSDGK, encoded by the coding sequence GTGGATATAATAGTTAAAATGGTTACTTCGGCACAATTTATTAGCAGCATAGTCATCATCTTAGTCACCATCATTGCGACGCTCGTCATAGAGCATACGCATAAGCTCTATGTCAAAAAGACCAACAATACGGTGCAGATGAACGCGATAGTAAGATCGACGTTTAGACTCATGAAAACCGTAACATGGATAATTGCAGCATTGGCGGTACTCGAAGTGAATAATATACGGGTTACATCCATTATCGCCGGTGTCGGTGTTGCTGGTGCAGTCTTCGGCATGGCGATGCAAGACGTGTTCAAGGATGTTCTAATGGGTATGCATATAATTAATGACAAAGCCTTTAAAGTTGGTGATGTTATTAAGATTGATGACGATGAAGGTATAGTTACGCTGTTCACCCTTCAAACCACACAGTACACGAGCCTAAATACCGGAGACAATGTCACTATCTGTAACAGAAATATCACTAAAGTGGGCATAACTAATGGTGTATACGATATAGATATCGGCCTCAGATACGATGAAGATCCGGAGCATGTCAGGGAGGTTCTGACGGACTGCGCTAAAAAGATCAAAGCAATTAAGGGTATTAAGAATTCTGAGTACCTAGCTGTTCAGAGCTTCGATGCAACATCTGCAATATATAGAATCAGATATTGGTGTAAACCGAAGGACAAGTGGGTAACGAGAAGAGCTGCTATGGGCGTGCTGCAGAAGTGCCTGCTTGAATCAGATATCGTGCTTCCTTATAGTCAGCTCGATGTGCATGTGAACGATTCTGATGGTAAGTAA
- a CDS encoding M20 metallopeptidase family protein: protein MSDNKILKRANELFEEIRTIRRDVHKHPELGYHENRTSALIKAKLREYGVDNIEQPTPTSVVATIVGRKGEGKTIALRTDIDALPINEETGLEFASENDGVMHACGHDFHVSMMLGNAEMLSEMRDEFCGRVKIIFQHSEDTQPGGAKELVAKGVMEDVDAIVGLHVLPDENPEEYGKVCFRSGPMTTSADLVQVTVTGLGGHSSQPHLLHDPVLAASQMIVLLQQIQARYTDANETAILPITYIRGDSAINVVPERVEFGGAARTYNNEVRKVIEDQVYKIGRGVAEMSGCTVDVNYVKGYAPVINDKELTALSRVATADAIGEDRVIDLERPMNFSEDFSAYSDVSGKPGTFMILKAGNAGHYAPLHNPASTLNEETIPYGMAAMVATAIRYLNEDCSA, encoded by the coding sequence ATGAGCGATAATAAAATTTTGAAGAGAGCAAACGAGCTCTTTGAAGAGATTAGGACCATTCGCAGAGATGTACATAAGCATCCAGAGCTTGGTTACCACGAAAACAGAACTTCGGCACTTATAAAAGCAAAGTTGCGTGAGTACGGAGTAGATAATATCGAGCAACCGACACCTACTTCTGTAGTTGCGACAATCGTTGGTAGAAAGGGCGAAGGAAAGACGATTGCCCTAAGAACTGATATCGACGCACTACCGATTAACGAGGAAACCGGACTTGAGTTTGCTAGTGAAAACGATGGAGTCATGCATGCATGTGGACATGATTTTCATGTATCGATGATGCTTGGCAATGCCGAGATGCTCTCCGAGATGCGAGATGAATTCTGCGGAAGGGTTAAGATTATCTTCCAGCACAGTGAAGATACTCAACCAGGAGGCGCAAAGGAGCTAGTAGCAAAGGGTGTTATGGAAGATGTGGATGCCATAGTTGGGCTACACGTACTACCAGACGAAAACCCTGAAGAGTATGGCAAGGTGTGTTTTAGAAGTGGACCGATGACCACATCTGCAGACCTCGTCCAAGTGACGGTGACAGGCCTTGGAGGTCATAGTTCACAGCCACATCTACTTCATGATCCAGTGCTTGCAGCCTCTCAGATGATCGTTCTGCTACAGCAGATTCAAGCAAGATATACAGATGCTAATGAGACGGCGATTCTGCCGATAACATATATTCGCGGTGATAGTGCTATCAATGTAGTTCCTGAGAGAGTTGAATTTGGTGGAGCTGCACGCACGTATAACAATGAAGTTAGAAAAGTGATTGAGGATCAGGTGTATAAGATTGGAAGAGGCGTCGCAGAGATGTCAGGATGTACTGTAGATGTCAATTATGTAAAGGGATATGCTCCAGTGATAAACGACAAAGAGCTTACAGCTTTATCAAGAGTGGCAACTGCAGATGCCATCGGGGAAGATAGGGTAATCGATTTAGAGAGACCGATGAACTTCAGCGAGGACTTCAGCGCCTACTCTGATGTGAGTGGAAAGCCTGGTACATTTATGATTTTAAAGGCTGGAAATGCAGGACATTATGCTCCGCTACATAATCCAGCTAGCACATTAAACGAGGAGACGATTCCTTACGGAATGGCGGCGATGGTTGCGACCGCTATTAGATATTTAAACGAAGACTGTAGCGCGTAA
- a CDS encoding HD domain-containing protein — protein MSGNFNRDSAWELVKKYNEEPFHLHHAVTVEGVMRYYAEKHGYDPDFWGLAGLLHDVDFEKWPEEHCKKAPELLAEINTPEELVHAVCSHGYGICVDVEPTHEMEKFLFASDELTGLIGAATLLRPSRSCKDMDVKSVKKKFKDKKFAAGCDRDVIKRGADMMGVELNELFEIVLEAMQSMPDAEELNAQNGIN, from the coding sequence ATGTCAGGTAATTTCAATAGAGACTCCGCTTGGGAGCTGGTAAAAAAATATAACGAAGAGCCGTTCCATCTCCACCATGCTGTTACAGTAGAGGGAGTGATGCGTTATTATGCCGAAAAGCACGGCTATGATCCGGATTTCTGGGGTCTAGCTGGACTGCTTCACGATGTGGATTTTGAGAAATGGCCGGAAGAGCACTGCAAGAAAGCACCTGAACTGCTCGCTGAGATCAATACACCAGAGGAGCTCGTTCATGCAGTATGTAGCCACGGCTACGGCATCTGCGTAGATGTCGAGCCGACACACGAGATGGAAAAATTTCTATTTGCTTCAGATGAGCTCACCGGTCTCATCGGCGCAGCGACTTTACTCAGACCGTCTCGCAGCTGCAAGGATATGGATGTTAAGTCGGTTAAGAAGAAATTCAAGGACAAGAAGTTTGCAGCAGGCTGCGATAGAGATGTAATAAAGCGTGGAGCCGATATGATGGGCGTCGAGCTCAATGAATTGTTCGAGATTGTCCTAGAAGCGATGCAGTCGATGCCTGATGCTGAGGAGCTCAATGCACAGAACGGTATAAACTAG
- a CDS encoding GNAT family N-acetyltransferase, which translates to MKDIQNIKIREAKRSDIAEVGRILSENYHDTYANILDKRYLSSVNPESAASRMDAYFLAPGNEMFVAELLSDGEEAGAGEIVGFVAGTPSPDVLGAFWLEMLHIKASYRDFGIGRRLLFTMGSRSASTGYSQMVIDVFAGNTKAEEIYKHYGARQIDEFYQDVEGFGVLSSLLSLDDLSVFQG; encoded by the coding sequence ATGAAAGATATTCAAAATATTAAAATTCGTGAGGCGAAGCGTTCCGACATAGCTGAGGTTGGGCGCATCCTATCAGAGAACTATCATGATACATATGCAAATATACTGGATAAGAGATATTTAAGCTCTGTGAACCCTGAGAGTGCAGCGAGCAGAATGGACGCATACTTCCTTGCACCGGGAAATGAAATGTTTGTTGCTGAACTCTTATCCGATGGTGAAGAGGCTGGTGCTGGTGAAATTGTCGGTTTCGTAGCGGGCACACCCTCGCCAGATGTACTTGGTGCATTCTGGCTTGAGATGCTTCACATCAAGGCTTCCTACAGGGATTTCGGTATTGGACGAAGGCTCCTGTTTACGATGGGAAGCAGATCTGCGAGCACCGGATATTCGCAGATGGTAATAGATGTATTTGCAGGGAATACCAAGGCAGAAGAGATATATAAGCATTATGGAGCTAGGCAGATTGATGAGTTTTATCAAGATGTAGAAGGCTTTGGAGTGCTATCGTCCTTATTGAGCTTGGACGACTTGTCGGTGTTCCAAGGATAG
- the rplM gene encoding 50S ribosomal protein L13, whose amino-acid sequence MKSYIAKPADIDHKWYVIDAEDKTLGKVAAEIAMILRGKKKPIYTPHVDCGDYVVVVNAEKVAVTGKKEKQKIYKSHSGYPGGLKETTLAELRAKKPEEIIRHAVKGMMPKGKLGRQMFKKLKVYAGPEHPHAAQNPEEWTF is encoded by the coding sequence ATGAAGTCTTACATCGCTAAGCCTGCAGATATCGACCACAAGTGGTATGTTATCGATGCAGAGGACAAGACTCTAGGTAAGGTTGCAGCTGAGATTGCAATGATCCTAAGAGGAAAGAAGAAGCCTATCTACACACCTCACGTTGACTGCGGAGATTACGTAGTTGTTGTAAACGCTGAGAAGGTAGCAGTAACTGGCAAGAAGGAAAAGCAGAAGATTTACAAGAGCCACAGTGGATATCCAGGTGGTCTCAAGGAGACAACTCTTGCAGAACTTCGCGCTAAAAAGCCAGAAGAGATCATCCGTCACGCTGTTAAGGGCATGATGCCTAAGGGCAAGCTCGGCAGACAGATGTTCAAGAAGCTAAAGGTATACGCAGGACCTGAGCACCCACATGCTGCACAGAATCCTGAAGAGTGGACATTCTAG
- a CDS encoding histidine phosphatase family protein, which yields MGNTLYLIRHGDTEGTLKDLFYGSTDLPLAEQGVQQIKMLCDKGAYPKADGAKLYTSGMLRTEQTFEHIYGDIDHEIISDLREVGVGIFEMKTMDEVLQHDEARAWLEGEKEYMDFPEGETNDGFIERVSRGLEVLKSDVTHSDVIGVFHGAVIFTCMEMMFPSVKEKAWHWTPNPASGYAVTFEDGKPARYSEIG from the coding sequence ATGGGAAATACGTTATATCTGATAAGACATGGCGATACAGAGGGGACACTTAAGGATTTGTTTTATGGAAGCACTGATTTACCTCTCGCTGAGCAAGGTGTACAGCAGATTAAAATGCTCTGTGATAAGGGGGCATATCCTAAAGCGGATGGTGCTAAGCTCTATACATCTGGGATGCTGAGAACTGAGCAGACATTTGAGCACATATACGGGGACATTGATCACGAAATTATTTCCGATCTCAGAGAGGTTGGAGTTGGCATATTTGAGATGAAGACAATGGATGAGGTTCTCCAGCATGATGAAGCTAGAGCTTGGCTTGAGGGTGAGAAGGAGTACATGGATTTTCCTGAAGGTGAGACTAATGATGGATTTATTGAGCGTGTATCCCGTGGTCTTGAAGTGTTAAAAAGTGATGTAACGCACTCGGATGTCATAGGGGTGTTCCATGGTGCCGTCATTTTTACATGCATGGAGATGATGTTTCCATCTGTGAAAGAGAAAGCGTGGCACTGGACACCTAATCCCGCAAGTGGGTATGCGGTAACTTTTGAAGATGGAAAGCCAGCTAGATATAGTGAAATCGGATAG
- a CDS encoding N-acetylmuramoyl-L-alanine amidase family protein, which produces MGIREQIINTAIRYNGMPFQGGSHKTLIDEFNKHKPDGWAMTYTANFCATCASAIAYLCGVGDVYPCSANVGTIVAKAKNMGIWVENDAYVPTAGDWIIYAWNDSGLGDNTTGASHVGIVVSADSRYINVFEFNIHNNHSTGYRKIATNGRFIRGFVVPKFQSYGWIQDNHGWWYKNKDGTYPKNSWQKIDGEWYYFNSGGYAVTGWNEIDGKWYYFNSYCKMVTGWQNINGKWFYLASDGSLYINGLQEINGKNYYFDKDGVMCTGWVKVNDDWQYFNADGSRVDKGIVKGDNIYIIKDGKLVVDDTVTVEANKNGEVSVV; this is translated from the coding sequence ATGGGAATTCGCGAACAAATTATTAATACGGCAATCAGATATAATGGGATGCCTTTTCAAGGGGGTTCACATAAAACTCTGATTGACGAATTTAACAAACATAAGCCCGATGGTTGGGCAATGACTTATACTGCGAATTTCTGCGCTACGTGTGCCTCTGCTATAGCTTATTTGTGCGGGGTAGGTGATGTATACCCTTGTTCTGCTAACGTGGGTACAATTGTAGCAAAAGCTAAAAACATGGGTATTTGGGTAGAGAATGACGCATACGTGCCAACAGCGGGTGACTGGATCATATACGCATGGAATGATAGCGGACTAGGTGACAACACCACGGGTGCTAGCCACGTGGGAATTGTCGTATCAGCAGATAGTAGATATATTAATGTGTTTGAGTTTAATATACACAACAACCACAGCACAGGTTATCGTAAGATTGCCACTAATGGTAGGTTTATCAGAGGTTTCGTCGTTCCGAAGTTCCAATCTTATGGTTGGATACAGGATAATCACGGTTGGTGGTATAAGAACAAAGACGGCACATATCCTAAAAATAGTTGGCAGAAAATAGATGGCGAGTGGTACTATTTCAACAGCGGTGGATATGCTGTCACGGGTTGGAACGAGATTGATGGCAAGTGGTACTATTTCAACAGTTATTGCAAGATGGTAACTGGTTGGCAAAACATAAACGGAAAATGGTTCTACCTTGCTTCTGATGGTAGCCTATACATAAATGGACTGCAGGAGATAAACGGCAAGAACTACTACTTTGATAAGGACGGTGTTATGTGTACTGGTTGGGTAAAGGTCAATGACGATTGGCAGTATTTCAATGCAGACGGTAGCCGTGTTGATAAGGGCATAGTTAAGGGTGATAACATCTACATTATCAAGGACGGAAAGTTGGTTGTAGATGATACGGTGACGGTTGAAGCAAATAAAAATGGCGAGGTATCGGTGGTGTAA
- a CDS encoding Gp37-like protein, translated as MDLIYTAWDFANNGNDPIESGVLKRGTFDCDIDDGNDFSFLSSYDVGDDPYLPMLIDQYIFLEGTEYGGLVTNRKIDKQARTIELSGLTFRGYLDTKIVIVPSGRDFYTVNADLRSVIRELFRDCYMPSYWIIDDVSNITVSYQFDRYCTLSKALNDLCEKYKLKMMFRHENDGIHFSIVKLDNLTREVELSKEDYDHISLTITQKGDYPNFMIALGKGELQAREVLYLSSLGGVNLSSRDAIYEGARVITYENTSSDNLLTDATNKFNELMANFVASEYGSYITTAEINSYDDSIELDIGDIVNIFEPIFSVRLSVKITGKLIRKVNQDKEVITYKFTEVHNG; from the coding sequence ATGGACTTAATATATACTGCGTGGGATTTTGCCAACAATGGGAATGACCCCATAGAATCTGGTGTTTTAAAACGTGGAACATTCGATTGTGATATCGATGATGGTAATGATTTCTCATTCCTCAGTTCGTATGATGTGGGTGATGACCCTTATTTACCGATGTTGATTGACCAATACATATTTCTCGAAGGTACAGAATACGGGGGGTTAGTTACAAACCGTAAGATTGATAAGCAAGCTAGAACGATTGAATTATCGGGGTTAACATTCCGTGGATACCTTGATACCAAAATCGTAATAGTTCCAAGTGGTAGAGATTTCTATACTGTTAACGCTGATTTGAGGTCAGTAATTCGGGAATTATTCCGTGATTGTTACATGCCAAGTTATTGGATTATCGATGATGTAAGCAATATCACAGTAAGTTATCAATTCGATAGATATTGTACATTGAGTAAGGCACTAAATGATTTATGCGAGAAATATAAATTAAAGATGATGTTCCGTCATGAAAATGATGGCATTCACTTTTCAATTGTCAAACTCGACAATCTAACAAGAGAAGTTGAACTATCTAAAGAGGATTATGATCATATATCACTAACAATCACACAGAAGGGTGATTATCCAAACTTCATGATTGCACTCGGTAAGGGGGAATTACAAGCGAGAGAAGTTTTATATCTAAGTTCTCTCGGTGGTGTGAATCTATCATCAAGGGATGCGATATATGAAGGTGCTAGGGTTATCACATATGAGAATACATCAAGTGATAATTTACTTACAGATGCAACAAATAAGTTCAATGAATTGATGGCTAATTTTGTAGCATCAGAATACGGAAGTTATATCACAACAGCGGAAATCAATTCATATGACGATTCAATCGAGTTAGATATTGGGGATATAGTAAATATATTCGAGCCGATATTTAGCGTTCGTTTGTCCGTTAAAATTACAGGTAAATTGATACGCAAGGTTAATCAAGATAAGGAAGTTATAACGTATAAATTCACAGAGGTACATAATGGCTAA
- the rpsI gene encoding 30S ribosomal protein S9, with translation MAKEMYQATGRRKSSIARVRLLPGTGRIVVNKKDLEDYFGLEVLKNEVKRPFEITGTTGKYDVIALVNGGGTTGQAGALRHGISRALCEVDAEANRPALKAAGFLTRDPRMKERKKYGLKKARRASQFSKR, from the coding sequence ATGGCTAAAGAAATGTATCAGGCAACAGGAAGAAGAAAATCTTCAATTGCTAGAGTCAGATTACTCCCTGGAACAGGAAGAATCGTTGTAAACAAGAAGGACCTCGAAGATTACTTCGGACTTGAAGTTCTTAAGAACGAGGTTAAGAGACCTTTTGAAATCACTGGAACAACTGGAAAGTACGATGTAATCGCACTAGTTAACGGTGGTGGTACAACAGGACAGGCTGGAGCACTTAGACATGGTATCTCAAGAGCACTTTGTGAAGTAGATGCTGAGGCTAACAGACCAGCACTTAAGGCCGCTGGATTCCTAACGAGAGACCCTCGTATGAAGGAAAGAAAGAAGTACGGTCTCAAGAAAGCTAGAAGAGCTAGCCAGTTCTCGAAGCGTTAA
- a CDS encoding phage holin family protein: MKIGILTATGVIGGAIATLYGGWSTGMATLVIMLSADYITGLIVAGVFKKSKKSENGALESRAGFKGLCRKFTVLLIVALAYRMDVTIGTTYIQNAVIIGFIANEMISIVENAGLMGIPIPDAITRGIEMLVEKKNEENTEVLDNGNSRTNY; this comes from the coding sequence ATGAAGATAGGTATTTTAACAGCAACGGGGGTAATTGGTGGAGCAATTGCCACATTATATGGGGGTTGGTCAACGGGCATGGCTACACTAGTTATCATGTTAAGTGCTGATTACATCACGGGTCTGATTGTCGCTGGTGTATTCAAGAAATCGAAGAAAAGTGAAAACGGTGCATTAGAATCACGTGCGGGATTCAAGGGTTTGTGTCGCAAATTTACGGTGCTATTGATTGTTGCCCTTGCTTATCGCATGGATGTTACAATCGGAACAACATATATTCAGAACGCTGTAATTATTGGATTTATAGCAAATGAAATGATTTCCATAGTTGAAAATGCTGGACTGATGGGGATTCCAATACCCGATGCAATAACTAGGGGTATTGAAATGTTAGTTGAAAAGAAAAACGAAGAAAATACAGAGGTGCTAGATAATGGGAATTCGCGAACAAATTATTAA